Proteins from a genomic interval of Salinivibrio kushneri:
- the oppB gene encoding oligopeptide ABC transporter permease OppB, translated as MLKFIAKRLLEAIPTLLVLITISFFLMRFAPGNPFSSERPLPPAVMENINAKYGLDKPVFEQYTTYLGNILKGDFGPSFKYVDYSVNELIAGSLPVSAQIGAVAFIFTLLFGVSIGTIAALKQNTWIDYTIMSTAMLGVVMPSFVLAPVLIYIFAINLGWLPAGGWQGGGWQFMVLPMIGMSLLYVATFARVTRGSMIETLNSNFIRTARAKGLSYPKIIVKHALKPAMLPVVSYMGPAFVGIITGSVVIETIFGLPGIGKLFVNAAFNRDYSLVLGCTILIGTLTILFNAIVDILLAYIDPKIRY; from the coding sequence ATGTTGAAATTTATCGCCAAGCGCCTTTTGGAAGCTATTCCAACCTTGTTGGTCTTAATTACTATCTCTTTTTTCTTGATGCGGTTTGCACCAGGCAACCCTTTTTCAAGCGAACGCCCATTGCCCCCTGCCGTAATGGAGAATATCAATGCCAAATACGGCCTCGATAAGCCGGTGTTTGAGCAGTACACCACCTATTTGGGGAATATCCTAAAAGGCGATTTTGGTCCCTCATTCAAGTATGTGGACTACTCGGTGAACGAGTTGATCGCGGGCTCGCTCCCCGTGTCAGCGCAAATTGGTGCTGTCGCATTTATTTTTACCCTCTTATTCGGCGTGAGCATTGGCACCATTGCCGCGCTTAAGCAGAACACCTGGATTGATTACACCATTATGTCCACGGCCATGTTGGGCGTGGTGATGCCATCCTTTGTGCTCGCGCCCGTGCTGATTTACATCTTCGCCATTAATCTTGGTTGGCTCCCTGCGGGTGGCTGGCAAGGCGGGGGCTGGCAATTTATGGTGTTGCCGATGATTGGCATGTCCTTGCTGTACGTGGCCACATTTGCTCGTGTGACTCGAGGCAGCATGATTGAAACCCTAAACAGTAATTTTATCCGTACCGCGCGTGCCAAAGGGCTCAGTTACCCTAAAATTATTGTTAAACATGCGCTCAAGCCTGCGATGCTACCGGTTGTCTCCTACATGGGGCCCGCGTTTGTGGGCATTATTACTGGGTCGGTGGTGATCGAAACCATTTTCGGCTTGCCGGGTATCGGTAAGCTGTTTGTGAACGCCGCGTTTAATCGTGATTATTCATTAGTGCTTGGTTGTACCATTTTGATCGGTACACTGACCATTCTTTTCAACGCGATCGTCGATATCCTGCTTGCGTATATCGATCCTAAGATTCGTTACTAG
- a CDS encoding ABC transporter substrate-binding protein, with protein MKLNTITRTLFMGAGLSLALAGCSEPEQKQTSQSNPETKQQAESATGEPQLAAEQELVRGNGAEVASLDPHKTQGVPESHVIRDLLEGLVNQDADGNVIPGVALRWENKDNKVFTFYLREDAKWSNGDPVTAQDFEYSFKRVADPMTASPYSWYLGYTHMENAKAIIKGDKDKDTLGVEALDDHTLQVTLDTAVPYLVKMMGHTTMKPVHKETVEEYGDQWTKPENFVGNGAYVVDEWVINERLALTRNDQYWDNENTTLDKVTYLPIENQVSEMNRYLAGEIDMTYEIPNEHFRRLKKEHPEDLSIVGNLCSYYYIFNTKREPFNDVRVRKALSYAIDRNVITDALLGQGQKPAYFLTPEITAGFDPELPAYAKMSQEERDAEAKRLLKEAGFGENNPLDFSLLYNTSENHKKLAVAIGQMWKDKLGVDVALNNQEWKTYLNTKDEGNFDVARAGWCGDYNEASTFLSLMRSSNSSGGVHYDSQAYDAIMENAMTTTDDAKRTQLYLDAEAQMAKDMPIAPIYQYVKARLLSPQVGGFPANNAEEKIYSKDLYIKAE; from the coding sequence ATGAAGCTAAACACGATCACCCGAACCCTCTTTATGGGCGCTGGCCTTTCTCTGGCTCTAGCAGGATGCAGCGAACCAGAGCAAAAACAGACCTCTCAATCTAACCCTGAAACCAAACAACAAGCCGAGTCCGCGACAGGCGAACCGCAACTGGCGGCAGAGCAAGAACTCGTGCGTGGCAACGGTGCCGAAGTGGCGTCGTTAGATCCGCATAAAACCCAAGGTGTGCCAGAATCGCACGTTATTCGTGACCTGTTAGAAGGCCTGGTTAACCAAGATGCAGATGGCAATGTCATTCCAGGCGTCGCTTTACGCTGGGAAAACAAAGATAACAAGGTGTTTACCTTTTATCTGCGGGAAGACGCCAAATGGTCTAACGGTGATCCTGTGACCGCGCAAGATTTTGAATACAGCTTTAAGCGTGTGGCTGATCCAATGACCGCATCACCGTATTCTTGGTATCTTGGCTACACCCACATGGAAAATGCCAAAGCCATCATCAAGGGTGACAAAGACAAAGACACATTGGGCGTTGAAGCGCTAGATGATCATACCCTTCAGGTGACGTTAGATACCGCCGTGCCTTACCTGGTTAAAATGATGGGCCACACCACCATGAAGCCGGTGCATAAAGAAACGGTAGAAGAATATGGCGATCAGTGGACCAAGCCTGAAAACTTCGTCGGTAATGGTGCGTATGTGGTCGACGAATGGGTGATTAACGAGCGTCTTGCATTAACACGCAACGACCAATATTGGGATAATGAAAACACCACGCTCGATAAAGTGACCTATTTGCCGATTGAAAACCAAGTATCGGAAATGAACCGCTACTTGGCTGGCGAAATCGACATGACGTATGAGATCCCTAACGAGCATTTCCGTCGTCTTAAAAAGGAACATCCTGAGGATCTTTCAATCGTCGGTAACCTGTGTAGCTATTACTACATCTTCAATACCAAGCGTGAACCTTTTAATGACGTGCGTGTACGTAAGGCGCTGTCTTACGCGATTGACCGTAACGTGATCACTGATGCCTTGCTGGGTCAGGGTCAAAAGCCGGCGTACTTCTTGACGCCTGAAATCACTGCTGGATTTGATCCTGAGCTGCCTGCGTACGCGAAGATGAGCCAAGAAGAGCGTGACGCGGAAGCGAAGCGTCTGCTCAAAGAAGCTGGATTCGGTGAAAATAATCCGCTTGATTTCTCACTGCTGTATAACACCAGTGAAAACCACAAAAAGTTGGCCGTCGCCATTGGTCAAATGTGGAAAGACAAGCTGGGTGTGGATGTTGCACTCAATAACCAAGAGTGGAAAACCTACCTTAACACCAAAGATGAGGGGAACTTTGATGTGGCGCGTGCCGGTTGGTGTGGCGATTACAACGAAGCCTCTACTTTCCTTAGCTTGATGCGCAGCTCTAACTCGTCAGGTGGTGTGCACTATGATAGCCAAGCCTACGATGCGATCATGGAAAACGCCATGACCACTACAGACGACGCGAAACGCACACAACTGTACTTGGATGCAGAAGCCCAAATGGCAAAAGACATGCCGATTGCGCCTATTTACCAATATGTAAAAGCGCGTCTGCTTAGTCCACAAGTCGGTGGCTTCCCTGCCAATAACGCTGAAGAAAAGATCTACTCAAAAGATCTTTACATCAAGGCGGAGTAA